A stretch of the Cydia amplana chromosome 6, ilCydAmpl1.1, whole genome shotgun sequence genome encodes the following:
- the LOC134648764 gene encoding secretory phospholipase A2 receptor-like: MSSLKTLSVLLLVQLICQCSQGQQKKTFFRKDYTFIEESQAFYKIHTIHRTWSDARKRCAMEGASLFYAEDEVEAEAVMCLWNRTQPFSWVYVGISDLLAKGVWETIDGRPILDVFSNWGPGEPNDANNVEDCVIWRRENTLNDDRCDRKYPFICKKSLLDLDWNTLCDMPDPSYHYNKDFGKCYKFHLSPMNWTDAHAVCSAEQSYLAVINSQSEADYLVKITEEAPKSKVKGNFLSGAVYLGFHNRESDGWKTIKGTSLEDSGYTGWGNQQPDGGDNETCGSMFYNGRLNDLGCFQRCFFICEHDIGLLTGAIEERFGD; this comes from the exons ATGAGCTCGCTCAAGACACTGTCAGTGTTGTTATTAGTGCAATTAATATGCCAGTGTTCAC AGGGGCAGCAGAAGAAAACTTTCTTCCGGAAAGACTACACTTTCATAGAGGAGTCACAGgcgttttataaaatacatacgatACACAGGACGTGGTCTGATGCGAGGAAGAGATGTGCCATGGAGGGGGCCAGTTTGTTCTACGCTGAAGATGAGGTAGAGGCAGAGGCTGTGATGTGTTTATGGAATAGAACACAACCGTTTTCGTGGGTATATGTTGGAATTTCGGATTTGTTGGCGAAAGGAGTCTGGGAAACAATTGACG GTCGTCCAATACTAGACGTGTTCAGCAACTGGGGTCCCGGCGAGCCGAACGACGCAAACAACGTGGAAGACTGCGTGATCTGGCGGCGGGAAAACACGCTCAACGACGACCGTTGCGACCGGAAATACCCCTTCATCTGCAAGAAGAGTCTGCTCGATCTGGATTGGAACACGCTTTGTGATATGCCTGATCCCA GTTACCACTACAATAAGGATTTCGGCAAATGTTACAAGTTCCACCTCTCCCCAATGAACTGGACGGACGCCCACGCCGTGTGCAGCGCAGAACAGTCCTATTTAGCCGTCATCAACAGCCAATCTGAGGCTGACTATCTGGTCAAGATCACCGAGGAAGCCCCGAAGAGCAAGGTTAAAGGGAACTTCTTGAGTGGAGCGGTCTATCTTGGCTTTCACAATAGGGAAAGTGACGGGTGGAAAACTATTAAAG GCACCTCGCTAGAAGACAGCGGCTACACGGGCTGGGGCAACCAGCAACCAGACGGCGGCGACAACGAGACCTGCGGCTCCATGTTCTATAACGGCCGCCTGAACGACCTCGGATGCTTTCAACGGTGCTTCTTCATATGCGAGCACGATATAGGCCTGCTTACTGGCGCTATAGAGGAGAGGTTTGGGGACTGA
- the LOC134648739 gene encoding putative fatty acyl-CoA reductase CG5065: MTSDINEWYRGRKVLVTGASGLMGKVLIEKLLYSVPDVGCVYALVRSKRGKTPESRIEDMWKLPLFSRLREEKPHVMKKLIPVTGDISYDNLGIEDQMLNKLYNEVSVVFHFAASLRLEAPLKEGLEMNTRGTLRVIEMARKMKNLAAFVHLSTAFCYPDYERMAEKVHDPPHNPHEVLRAAQWLTDDQLNLLAPSIMNMHPNSYLYSKRLAEALVREAHPELPACVVRPSIVTPSYKDPMPGWVDNLNGPIGLMVGAGKGVIRSMHCYGHYHCEVIPVDIAINAIIVIAYKIGTQTERSPELPVYNITTGDDRDTTWKQVLDNGKATIRKYPFEGPLWYPDGNIRHNKFIHSLCVFFYHLVPAYLIDFLMLIFGQKRFMVRIQNRISVGLEVLQYFTTREWWFDTYNFKALPKSLNAEDFKLFPMDLTIIKDEPYIESCMIGGKLYCLKEKMENLPKARLQNNILWVLDKLVSVFLYLLVVYWIASYFEPARDLLSYVPLVRYLPLVGKVVFPQ; this comes from the exons ATGACGTCGGACATCAACGAGTGGTACCGAGGCCGCAAGGTCCTGGTGACGGGAGCCTCCGGCCTCATGGGCAAGGTGCTGATAGAGAAGCTGCTCTACTCCGTGCCTGACGTGGGCTGCGTGTACGCACTGGTGCGAAGCAAGCGCGGCAAGACGCCCGAGTCGCGGATCGAAGACATGTGGAAACTACCC TTATTCTCAAGGCTAAGAGAAGAGAAACCACATGTGATGAAGAAACTGATTCCCGTGACGGGAGACATCAGCTACGATAACCTCGGGATCGAAGATCAGATGCTGAACAAACTTTATAACGAG GTATCAGTAGTATTCCACTTCGCGGCCAGCCTGCGTCTCGAGGCACCGCTGAAGGAAGGGCTGGAAATGAACACGAGGGGTACTCTGCGTGTCATCGAGATGGCCAGGAAAATGAAGAACCTGGCGGCTTTTGTGCATCTCTCAACTGCATTCTGTTATCCTGATTACGAGAGAATGGCTGAAAAG GTTCACGACCCACCCCACAACCCCCACGAAGTCCTGCGCGCCGCGCAATGGCTGACCGACGACCAGCTGAACCTCTTAGCCCCTTCCATCATGAACATGCATCCCAACTCGTACCTGTACTCCAAGCGGCTGGCCGAGGCGTTGGTCAGGGAGGCTCATCCGGAACTACCGGCGTGTGTAGTTCGACCCAGTATAG TGACCCCCTCATACAAGGACCCGATGCCAGGCTGGGTGGACAACCTCAACGGGCCCATCGGGCTCATGGTGGGCGCTGGAAAGGGCGTGATCCGCTCCATGCACTGCTACGGCCATTACCACTGCGAGGTCATTCCCGTGGACATCGCGATCAACGCCATCATCGTGATCGCGTACAAGATCGGCACGCAGACGGAACG GTCTCCAGAGCTCCCCGTCTACAACATAACAACAGGCGACGACAGAGACACCACCTGGAAGCAAGTGCTGGACAACGGCAAGGCGACCATCCGGAAGTACCCCTTCGAGGGCCCGCTGTGGTACCCCGATGGGAACATTCGGCACAACAAGTTCATACATAGCCTGTGTGTGTTCTTTTACCATCTTGTGCCGGCTTATTTGATTGATTTCCTGATGCTGATCTTTGGACAGAAACGATT CATGGTTAGAATCCAAAACAGAATATCCGTCGGACTCGAAGTACTGCAGTATTTCACAACCAGGGAATGGTGGTTCGACACGTACAACTTCAAGGCCCTACCAAAGTCCCTGAACGCTGAGGACTTCAAACTGTTCCCTATGGACCTGACCATTATTAAAGACGAGCCGTATATTGAGAGTTGTATGATTGGCGGGAAATTGTACTGCTTGAAGGAGAAAATGGAAAATCTGCCCAAAGCGAGACTGCAGAATAACAT TCTATGGGTGTTAGACAAGCTGGTGTCCGTGTTCCTCTACTTGCTGGTCGTGTACTGGATCGCGTCCTACTTCGAACCGGCGCGGGACCTACTGTCCTATGTCCCGCTGGTGCGGTATCTGCCGCTCGTCGGGAAAGTCGTATTTCCTCAGTAG